One genomic region from Nostoc sp. C052 encodes:
- a CDS encoding calcium-binding protein, producing MANIIGTNGNDTLVGTYESDTIKGLAGNDTITNSFGKDTLTGGGGNDKFIFNYGSNDTNIITDFGGVGKGTNPPAAIISEVDTLKFQEDGFTAQNLLLTQNGSNLEITFEEVSSVPVILQNFALENLDNLSLSTGATVNSGNILFYGQTSITDSFDVFNANSTQSTIFNLNTVTFLNDLNNNVNGFDNSDDVINGQGGDDIIKGLSGNDILRGGAGNDTLIGGAGNDTLKDGEGNNFLFGGTGNDRLNVDYSSGDNLLDGGDSNDSLSAATTEGNNTLNGGADNDYLNVDYSTGNNLLNGDDGNDSLVLSGFDYFSYFGASGNNTLNGGAGTDYLTANYSTGNNLLNGGVGSDTLDVEASKGDNLLNGGDGNDYLFASGNTTRYGIVPSLGDNTLNGGAGNDTFNINYSTGNNLLNGGDDNDSLTASGSFDYYGGFFAASGKNTLNGGAGNDTLNVDYSTGDNLLDGGADDDNLSTDGSSGNNLLNGGDGNDSLSASGALGKNTLYGGNGNDILIGGNANDTLYGGNGIDTFAFNSFNEGIDSLYDFNATNELIEVSAAGFGGELSPGSLSADQFTIGISATTSNQRFIYDSSTGGLYFDRDGSASGFTQIKFAQILGGVTLTENNFVVV from the coding sequence ATGGCAAATATCATTGGAACCAACGGCAACGATACTCTAGTAGGTACTTACGAGTCCGACACGATTAAGGGTCTTGCAGGCAACGACACCATCACAAACTCCTTTGGCAAAGACACTTTGACTGGTGGAGGCGGCAATGATAAATTTATTTTCAACTACGGTAGTAACGACACTAATATCATCACCGATTTTGGTGGCGTAGGTAAAGGAACAAACCCGCCAGCAGCAATCATTTCCGAAGTGGACACCCTAAAATTCCAAGAAGATGGCTTCACTGCCCAAAATTTGCTGCTGACCCAGAATGGCAGCAATCTGGAAATCACCTTTGAAGAAGTCAGTAGTGTCCCAGTTATTCTGCAAAACTTTGCTCTGGAAAACCTGGATAACCTCAGCTTATCGACAGGAGCCACTGTCAACTCCGGTAATATCCTGTTTTATGGGCAAACTAGCATCACGGATAGCTTTGATGTCTTCAATGCCAACTCCACCCAAAGCACTATCTTCAACTTGAACACAGTCACCTTCCTTAACGACCTGAACAATAATGTTAACGGCTTTGACAACTCAGATGATGTAATCAATGGTCAGGGGGGTGATGACATCATTAAAGGCTTAAGTGGCAACGATATCCTCAGAGGTGGTGCGGGGAATGATACTCTCATCGGTGGTGCGGGGAATGACACCCTCAAGGATGGTGAAGGCAATAACTTCCTGTTTGGTGGTACTGGTAACGATCGCTTGAATGTTGATTATTCATCAGGGGATAACCTGCTCGATGGTGGCGATAGCAATGATTCTCTAAGTGCCGCTACCACTGAAGGCAATAACACCCTCAATGGTGGTGCTGATAATGATTACTTGAATGTTGATTATTCAACAGGCAATAACCTACTCAATGGTGACGATGGCAATGATTCTCTTGTCCTCTCTGGCTTCGATTACTTCAGTTACTTTGGTGCCTCAGGCAATAATACTCTTAACGGTGGAGCTGGTACTGATTACTTGACTGCTAACTATTCAACAGGCAATAACTTACTCAATGGTGGCGTTGGTAGCGATACTTTAGATGTTGAAGCTTCAAAAGGCGATAACCTACTCAATGGTGGCGATGGCAATGATTATTTATTCGCCTCTGGGAATACTACCAGATACGGCATTGTTCCCTCTTTAGGCGATAACACCCTCAACGGTGGTGCTGGTAACGATACCTTTAATATTAACTATTCAACAGGCAATAATCTACTCAATGGTGGCGATGACAATGATTCTCTCACAGCCTCCGGCTCCTTTGACTACTACGGAGGATTCTTCGCTGCCTCTGGAAAGAATACTCTCAACGGTGGCGCTGGTAACGATACCTTAAATGTTGACTATTCAACAGGCGATAACCTCCTCGATGGTGGCGCTGATGATGATAACTTGAGTACTGACGGTTCATCAGGCAATAATCTACTCAATGGTGGGGATGGTAATGATTCTCTTAGTGCCTCTGGTGCATTAGGCAAGAACACCCTTTATGGAGGGAATGGTAACGATATCCTCATAGGTGGCAACGCTAATGATACCCTTTATGGAGGGAATGGTATTGATACCTTTGCTTTCAATAGTTTCAATGAAGGTATTGATAGTCTTTATGACTTCAACGCCACTAATGAATTGATTGAGGTATCGGCTGCTGGTTTTGGTGGTGAGTTATCACCAGGTTCACTCTCAGCCGATCAGTTTACCATCGGAATATCTGCAACGACAAGCAATCAGCGATTTATCTATGACTCAAGTACAGGTGGACTGTATTTTGACCGAGATGGTAGTGCATCTGGGTTTACTCAGATAAAATTTGCACAGATTTTGGGTGGTGTTACACTAACCGAAAACAACTTTGTGGTTGTTTAA
- a CDS encoding WD40 repeat domain-containing protein, which produces MTLNRIWWNYLIAPTVITIAVSGCTTQTPNTQDLIAQSPKNNHLVRTLSTQSDSGYSVAYSPSPVGIILASAGANVKLWNPNTGKLFLTLSVPAWTVSFSPDGQILASGSQDGSINLWDVQTGKLIRTLKHSDPVIGVVFSSDGQTLLSNLDLGSIIRLWNWRTGEIIRIKDDPDAYQKGFENFKTQPATFSPDGQTLFATSGSGSLLQSWNVKTGKRTGSFEAKSSINAVAISLNGNTLAAGIRDKAIKLWNIHNGKLIHILTGHQGEVRTIAFSPDGTLLASGSRDGTVKLWNATTGKEISTFTAHKQQVSSVAFNPDGKTLASAGQDGTIKIWRVSPQ; this is translated from the coding sequence ATGACTCTCAACCGTATTTGGTGGAATTACCTAATAGCACCGACAGTTATCACTATTGCTGTTTCCGGTTGCACTACTCAGACTCCTAACACTCAGGATTTAATTGCTCAGTCGCCAAAAAATAACCACTTAGTCCGTACTTTATCAACACAGTCTGATTCAGGTTATTCGGTTGCGTATTCTCCAAGCCCTGTGGGAATAATTCTTGCTAGTGCTGGTGCTAATGTAAAGCTTTGGAATCCTAACACTGGTAAACTGTTTCTTACTTTATCAGTCCCAGCTTGGACTGTCAGTTTTAGCCCGGATGGTCAAATTCTCGCTAGTGGTTCTCAGGACGGCAGCATAAATTTATGGGATGTTCAAACAGGAAAACTCATCCGTACACTCAAGCACTCAGATCCAGTAATTGGTGTAGTCTTTAGCTCAGATGGACAAACTCTCCTTAGTAATCTCGATCTCGGCTCTATCATCAGGTTGTGGAATTGGCGTACTGGAGAAATCATTCGTATAAAGGACGATCCCGACGCTTATCAAAAAGGATTTGAGAATTTCAAGACTCAACCAGCCACCTTTAGCCCGGATGGTCAGACCTTATTTGCGACAAGTGGTTCTGGTTCTCTGCTCCAGTCTTGGAATGTCAAAACTGGTAAACGAACAGGTAGTTTCGAGGCGAAATCATCAATTAATGCTGTCGCTATCAGCCTAAATGGAAACACTTTAGCTGCTGGCATTCGGGATAAGGCGATTAAGCTGTGGAATATTCATAATGGTAAACTTATTCATATTTTAACTGGTCATCAAGGTGAAGTCAGAACTATTGCTTTTAGCCCAGATGGAACACTACTAGCTAGCGGTAGTCGCGATGGCACTGTCAAATTGTGGAATGCTACTACTGGTAAAGAAATCAGCACTTTTACAGCACACAAACAACAAGTTTCCTCTGTCGCCTTCAATCCCGATGGCAAAACACTTGCTAGTGCTGGGCAGGATGGCACTATTAAGATTTGGCGTGTATCTCCGCAATAA
- a CDS encoding nuclear transport factor 2 family protein, whose translation MDAQVINYLQQTHTAVWNEKDRTTRDALMQTIYADDIKMYDKDFILTDISAVSDFIDKLFADDADFNFVATKPMESTQNGARLFWDIRSGSQPNVLTGMDFFVIENGKVAHLFVFMDAQ comes from the coding sequence ATGGATGCACAGGTAATAAATTATCTCCAGCAAACACATACTGCTGTCTGGAATGAAAAAGACCGTACAACGCGTGATGCATTGATGCAAACCATCTATGCAGACGATATAAAAATGTATGACAAGGATTTTATCCTTACCGACATTAGCGCCGTTTCTGACTTTATCGACAAACTATTTGCGGACGATGCTGATTTCAATTTTGTGGCAACAAAACCGATGGAAAGTACGCAAAATGGGGCTCGATTATTCTGGGATATTCGGAGCGGTTCCCAGCCTAATGTCTTAACTGGCATGGATTTTTTTGTCATAGAAAATGGAAAAGTAGCCCATCTGTTTGTTTTTATGGATGCTCAATAA
- a CDS encoding class I SAM-dependent methyltransferase, which yields MGNKLWNYLRYDKKDVNGWLQRVDAEIIGSILEFQDQQSIAGGCVEIGVHHGKSFIPLCMALRGDESALCIDIFDDQSKNLDFSGKGDFNSFQANLAKFHLDPLRIRVFKGSSEDVSHDYILQQVGPVRFFSVDGGHWNSIVQNDLRLAEKTLARDGVIALDDFCRAEWPDVTAGYALWREKTQSDIVPFAAGSNKLFLCRKDFAADYRAAIRTPFLVHYFSKSYRSENAEMDCYRVELIRQDETRIKSAFTLLLKIFCPDIFVALIARIRRNPN from the coding sequence ATGGGCAACAAACTCTGGAATTACCTTCGTTATGACAAGAAAGACGTAAATGGCTGGCTGCAACGAGTTGATGCCGAGATCATCGGTTCAATATTGGAATTTCAAGACCAACAAAGCATTGCAGGTGGGTGCGTAGAGATAGGCGTTCATCATGGCAAGTCATTCATTCCTTTGTGTATGGCACTGCGGGGTGATGAATCGGCGCTGTGTATCGACATCTTCGATGATCAGAGCAAAAATTTGGATTTTTCTGGAAAAGGGGACTTCAATTCATTTCAGGCAAACTTGGCTAAGTTTCATCTTGACCCCTTGCGAATTCGCGTATTCAAAGGCTCGTCGGAAGATGTCTCTCATGACTATATCCTTCAGCAAGTAGGTCCGGTGCGATTTTTCAGTGTGGACGGTGGACACTGGAACTCGATTGTACAGAATGACTTACGTTTGGCTGAAAAGACCTTGGCAAGGGACGGCGTAATCGCTCTGGATGATTTTTGTCGCGCTGAATGGCCTGACGTGACTGCCGGCTATGCGCTGTGGCGAGAAAAGACACAGTCCGACATTGTTCCTTTTGCGGCTGGTTCAAATAAGCTCTTTCTGTGCCGAAAAGATTTCGCTGCGGACTACCGTGCTGCGATCAGAACACCCTTTCTTGTCCATTATTTTAGCAAGAGCTACCGATCCGAAAACGCCGAAATGGATTGTTATCGCGTGGAGCTTATCCGGCAAGATGAGACGCGAATTAAAAGTGCTTTTACGCTCTTATTAAAAATATTTTGCCCGGATATATTCGTCGCTTTGATAGCCAGGATTCGTCGGAATCCGAATTGA